The following coding sequences lie in one Xanthomonas hyacinthi genomic window:
- a CDS encoding SDR family NAD(P)-dependent oxidoreductase translates to MDNTASATPHSTGNATYGSLHGRRVFITGGGSGIGAALVEAFAGQGAQVAFVDVAAAASAALAERLAAAGLAKPWWRRCDVTDVAALQAALGEAAAELGDFHVLLNNVGSDDRHALDAVTPEYWERCVAINQRAAFFAIQAVVPGMQRLGGGSIVNLGSTGWQSKTGGYPVYATAKSSVNGLTRGLARELGAARIRINVLTPGWVMTERQVALWLDEAGERELARNQCLPDKVMPEDIARMALFLASDQSRAITAQEFVVDAGWT, encoded by the coding sequence ATGGACAACACGGCAAGCGCGACGCCCCACAGCACCGGTAACGCAACCTACGGCAGCCTGCACGGGCGCCGCGTCTTCATCACCGGCGGCGGTTCGGGCATCGGCGCGGCCCTGGTCGAGGCCTTCGCCGGGCAGGGCGCGCAGGTCGCCTTCGTCGACGTGGCCGCTGCGGCCAGCGCGGCCTTGGCCGAGCGGCTGGCCGCCGCCGGCCTGGCCAAGCCGTGGTGGCGCCGCTGCGACGTCACCGACGTGGCCGCGCTGCAGGCGGCGCTGGGCGAGGCCGCCGCCGAGCTGGGCGATTTCCATGTGCTGCTCAACAACGTCGGCAGCGACGACCGGCATGCGCTGGACGCGGTGACCCCGGAGTACTGGGAGCGTTGCGTGGCGATCAACCAGCGCGCCGCGTTCTTCGCGATCCAGGCGGTGGTGCCGGGCATGCAGCGGCTCGGTGGCGGTTCGATCGTCAATCTCGGCTCCACCGGCTGGCAGAGCAAGACCGGCGGCTATCCGGTCTACGCCACCGCCAAGTCGTCGGTGAACGGGCTGACCCGTGGCCTGGCGCGCGAACTGGGCGCGGCACGGATCCGCATCAACGTGCTGACCCCGGGCTGGGTGATGACCGAACGCCAGGTCGCGCTGTGGCTGGATGAGGCCGGCGAGCGCGAACTGGCGCGCAACCAGTGCCTGCCGGACAAGGTGATGCCCGAGGACATCGCGCGCATGGCGCTGTTCCTGGCCTCGGACCAGTCGCGCGCGATCACCGCGCAGGAATTCGTGGTGGATGCGGGCTGGACCTGA
- a CDS encoding alginate lyase family protein, with the protein MARDRSLSFFDGLSPTARSASRCLAPLTAALLLCGSGEACADVAATFAHPGIMHTASDIARIKAHLSQEPWASGYAKLKSDNLSSPLYQIQGGHCPKVVRDVPSKTLCINQFTNDGNAAYQQALMWTLSGDPRYAANAKGILNAWSGTLTSIEGQDAQLAAGLVGFKFVAAAELIRYGDAGWSQDDVKASERMFVDVFYPVIKGFAPRANGNWDSSCMKTMMAIGAYTNDWQMFNRALDYYYNGPSNGALLHYVINAEGETQESGRDQAHTQLGIGNLAEMAEVAWAQGFDLYAAYGNRLLAGFEYVANYNLGNEVHFVPMVDTTGKYPHDTISSIGRGEFRPIYEMVLNHYVHRGALSAPFTQQVAVKMRPEGRTPYADNNGFGTLLFTRDDTRKITPRGVDEAPEGFAACATQGGVCNVSQGTGLVAYGANGSWYYRNVGVGQSVACSNASFAGAEAGAAMTCSIQR; encoded by the coding sequence ATGGCTCGCGACCGTTCACTCAGCTTTTTCGATGGCCTTTCCCCGACCGCCAGATCGGCTTCTCGCTGCCTGGCGCCGTTGACGGCAGCACTGTTGCTCTGCGGCAGTGGAGAGGCGTGTGCGGACGTAGCGGCCACGTTCGCGCATCCCGGCATCATGCATACCGCCAGCGACATCGCTCGCATCAAAGCGCACCTGTCGCAGGAGCCATGGGCAAGCGGCTACGCAAAATTGAAGAGCGACAACCTCTCCTCGCCGCTCTACCAGATTCAGGGCGGGCATTGCCCCAAGGTCGTGCGCGACGTGCCGTCCAAGACGCTGTGCATCAATCAATTCACCAACGACGGCAACGCCGCATACCAGCAGGCACTCATGTGGACACTGAGCGGCGATCCACGCTATGCCGCCAACGCCAAGGGGATCCTGAACGCCTGGTCGGGCACATTGACATCGATCGAAGGCCAGGACGCGCAGCTGGCGGCAGGACTGGTCGGCTTCAAGTTCGTGGCTGCTGCGGAGTTGATCCGCTATGGCGACGCGGGCTGGTCGCAAGATGACGTTAAAGCATCGGAACGCATGTTCGTCGACGTGTTCTATCCGGTCATCAAGGGCTTTGCCCCCAGGGCGAACGGCAATTGGGACAGCAGTTGCATGAAGACCATGATGGCCATCGGCGCGTACACGAACGACTGGCAGATGTTCAATCGCGCGCTCGATTACTACTACAACGGGCCTTCCAACGGAGCGCTGCTCCACTACGTCATCAATGCGGAAGGCGAAACCCAGGAAAGCGGACGCGATCAGGCGCACACCCAGCTTGGCATAGGCAACCTTGCGGAAATGGCCGAGGTGGCATGGGCACAGGGGTTCGATCTCTACGCTGCCTATGGGAACAGACTGCTGGCTGGCTTCGAGTACGTGGCCAATTACAACCTTGGCAACGAGGTACATTTCGTGCCCATGGTGGATACGACCGGCAAGTATCCCCACGACACGATATCCAGCATCGGTCGAGGCGAATTCCGTCCCATCTACGAAATGGTCTTGAACCATTACGTCCACCGTGGCGCGCTGTCGGCCCCGTTCACGCAGCAGGTAGCGGTAAAAATGCGTCCCGAAGGACGTACACCGTATGCCGACAACAACGGTTTCGGCACCTTGCTGTTCACCCGCGACGACACCCGGAAGATAACGCCCAGGGGCGTGGACGAGGCGCCTGAGGGTTTCGCCGCATGCGCCACGCAAGGCGGCGTCTGCAACGTCTCCCAGGGCACGGGTCTGGTCGCGTACGGTGCCAATGGGTCCTGGTATTACCGCAACGTGGGCGTCGGCCAGTCCGTCGCTTGCTCGAACGCCTCCTTCGCCGGTGCCGAGGCAGGTGCCGCCATGACCTGCTCCATTCAGCGCTGA
- a CDS encoding LysR substrate-binding domain-containing protein, with protein sequence MPAATPWFVRARLKTRQLMLLLAIEEEGNIHRAAATLNMSQPAASKLLKDLEDMLAVPLFERLPRGMRSTWYGEAMIRHARIALSSLGEAGAEIEALKAGYFGSVSVGAIAGPAMTLLPAALAQVTEQHPLLRVALRVDGSDVLLEQLAQNRLDIVVARLFAHHDKRNLHYQALAEEEVRAIARPGHPILTMPQPALPALAAAGWIVPPDGSVLRHRFELMFQNAGLEPPKRVVESSALLLLPQLLRHGDYLAVVPMDVARHFADHGSVAIVPVELSCRMDAFGIITRTDWLLSPGARIMLQALQDAAGPVYGDGEPAADGAPPADA encoded by the coding sequence ATGCCTGCCGCCACGCCCTGGTTCGTCCGCGCCCGCCTGAAGACCCGGCAATTGATGCTGCTGCTGGCGATCGAGGAGGAAGGCAACATCCACCGCGCCGCCGCGACCTTGAACATGTCGCAGCCGGCTGCGTCGAAGTTGCTCAAGGACCTGGAGGACATGCTGGCGGTGCCGCTGTTCGAGCGCCTGCCGCGCGGCATGCGCTCCACCTGGTACGGCGAGGCGATGATCCGCCACGCGCGCATCGCCCTGTCCAGCCTGGGCGAAGCCGGCGCCGAGATCGAAGCGCTGAAGGCCGGCTATTTCGGCAGCGTCAGTGTCGGCGCCATCGCCGGGCCGGCGATGACCCTGCTGCCGGCCGCGCTGGCCCAGGTCACCGAACAGCATCCCTTGCTGCGCGTGGCGCTGCGCGTGGACGGCAGCGACGTGCTGCTGGAGCAGCTGGCGCAGAACAGGCTGGACATCGTGGTGGCGCGGCTGTTCGCGCACCACGACAAGCGCAACCTGCACTACCAGGCGCTGGCCGAGGAAGAGGTGCGCGCGATCGCCCGCCCCGGCCACCCGATCCTCACCATGCCGCAACCGGCGCTGCCCGCACTGGCCGCGGCCGGCTGGATCGTGCCGCCGGACGGCAGCGTGCTGCGCCACCGCTTCGAACTGATGTTCCAGAACGCCGGGCTGGAGCCGCCCAAGCGGGTGGTCGAGAGCTCCGCGCTGCTGCTGCTGCCGCAGCTGCTGCGCCACGGCGACTATCTGGCGGTGGTACCGATGGACGTGGCCCGGCATTTCGCCGACCACGGCAGCGTGGCGATCGTGCCGGTGGAGCTGTCGTGCCGGATGGACGCGTTCGGCATCATCACCCGCACCGACTGGCTGCTGTCGCCGGGCGCGCGGATCATGCTGCAGGCGCTGCAGGACGCCGCCGGGCCGGTGTACGGCGACGGCGAGCCGGCCGCGGACGGGGCACCGCCGGCAGATGCGTGA
- a CDS encoding glutathione S-transferase family protein, with protein MLKIWGRHNSSNVRKVLWCAEEIGVAYASIEVGGAFGKTADPAYRALNPNGLVPAIEDQGLALWESNAIVRYLAARYAPGTLYPEDPAERARGDKWMDWTTSSFAGAFRDLFWGTLRAAPEARDETGIAAALARSGELLGMADAALAQQPWLSGAQFAMGDIPLGSFAYAWFEMPIERPALPHLQEWYRRLQRRPAYRKGVMTALT; from the coding sequence ATGCTGAAGATCTGGGGCCGACACAATTCGAGCAACGTGCGCAAGGTGCTGTGGTGCGCCGAGGAAATCGGCGTGGCGTACGCGTCCATCGAGGTCGGCGGCGCGTTCGGCAAGACCGCCGATCCCGCCTACCGCGCGTTGAATCCCAACGGCCTGGTGCCGGCGATCGAAGACCAGGGCCTGGCGCTGTGGGAGTCCAACGCCATCGTGCGCTACCTGGCTGCGCGCTACGCGCCGGGCACGCTGTATCCTGAAGATCCGGCCGAGCGCGCGCGCGGTGACAAATGGATGGACTGGACCACCTCGAGCTTCGCCGGCGCGTTCCGCGACCTGTTCTGGGGCACGCTGCGCGCCGCGCCCGAGGCGCGCGACGAAACCGGCATCGCCGCGGCGCTGGCGCGTTCGGGCGAGTTGCTGGGCATGGCCGATGCGGCGCTGGCGCAGCAGCCGTGGCTGTCGGGCGCGCAGTTCGCGATGGGCGACATCCCGCTCGGCAGCTTCGCCTACGCCTGGTTCGAGATGCCGATCGAGCGGCCGGCGCTGCCGCATCTGCAGGAGTGGTACCGGCGCCTGCAACGGCGTCCGGCCTACCGCAAGGGCGTGATGACGGCGCTGACCTGA
- a CDS encoding cation:proton antiporter, with protein MTTPQMSVYFFLQAAAILLICRLVGLLAKRVGQPQVVGEMIAGVALGPSLFGLVLPDLQQALFPKQTLDMLYVVAQLGVGLYMFLVGTDFRGDHFRARYRSAMSVSLAGIAVPFVLAFLLLPWLLHTPGLFSAKARTLEASLFLGAAIAITAFPMLARIIHERGLTGSSLGTLALTAGAVDDAAAWCILAIVLASFGGSWNSAYLAIGGGVGYALFMMLVGRHWLRRLADHVRPDQPLSTSVLAVVLMLFCLSAWAMDAIGIHAVFGGFLLGACLPKGALTEKLREQLQPFVVVFLLPMFFTFSGLKTQLSVLLDPQILIAAGAILLASFLGKGIACWAAARISGENNRDAMAIGALMNARGLMELIIINIGLQAGVIEQGLFSILVLMAIVSTLMATPLFNWVMRRAAAREAAPAVAGGRL; from the coding sequence ATGACCACCCCGCAGATGTCGGTGTATTTCTTTCTGCAGGCGGCGGCGATCCTGTTGATATGCCGCCTGGTCGGCCTGCTCGCCAAGCGCGTGGGCCAGCCGCAGGTGGTGGGCGAGATGATCGCCGGCGTGGCGCTGGGGCCGTCGCTGTTCGGCCTGGTCCTGCCGGACCTGCAGCAGGCGCTGTTCCCCAAGCAGACCCTGGACATGCTGTACGTGGTCGCGCAGCTCGGCGTGGGCCTGTACATGTTCCTGGTCGGCACCGACTTCCGCGGCGACCATTTCCGTGCGCGCTACCGCAGCGCGATGAGCGTGTCGCTGGCCGGCATCGCGGTGCCGTTCGTGCTCGCGTTCCTGCTGCTGCCGTGGTTGCTGCACACCCCGGGCCTGTTCTCGGCCAAGGCCAGGACCCTGGAAGCCTCGCTGTTCCTCGGCGCGGCCATCGCCATCACCGCCTTCCCGATGCTGGCGCGGATCATCCACGAGCGCGGCCTCACCGGCAGTTCGCTCGGCACCCTGGCGCTCACCGCCGGCGCGGTGGACGACGCCGCGGCGTGGTGCATCCTGGCCATCGTGCTGGCCAGTTTCGGCGGCAGCTGGAACAGCGCCTACCTGGCGATCGGCGGCGGCGTGGGCTACGCGCTGTTCATGATGTTGGTCGGCCGCCATTGGCTGCGGCGCCTGGCCGACCACGTGCGTCCCGACCAGCCGCTCAGCACCAGCGTGCTGGCGGTGGTGCTGATGCTGTTCTGCCTCAGCGCCTGGGCGATGGACGCGATCGGCATCCACGCGGTGTTCGGCGGCTTCCTGCTCGGCGCCTGCCTGCCCAAGGGCGCGCTGACCGAGAAGCTGCGCGAGCAGCTGCAGCCGTTCGTGGTGGTGTTCCTGCTGCCGATGTTCTTCACCTTCTCCGGGCTCAAGACCCAGCTCAGCGTGCTGCTGGACCCGCAGATCCTGATCGCCGCCGGCGCGATCCTGCTGGCCTCGTTCCTGGGCAAGGGCATCGCCTGCTGGGCCGCGGCGCGCATCAGCGGCGAGAACAACCGCGACGCGATGGCGATCGGCGCGCTGATGAACGCACGCGGGCTGATGGAGCTGATCATCATCAACATCGGCCTGCAGGCCGGGGTCATCGAACAGGGTCTGTTCTCGATCCTGGTGCTGATGGCGATCGTGTCCACGCTGATGGCCACGCCGCTGTTCAACTGGGTGATGCGCCGCGCCGCCGCACGCGAGGCGGCGCCGGCGGTGGCCGGCGGCAGGCTGTAG
- a CDS encoding dipeptidase gives MSEAWTRRQWLGLSGSALLAGLLPATAPAGAAAVPAVPATAKREGATDAAALYRRALVLDANTLASIGQLAGDDDSADRIRQLRDSGVTALKTTLGGADGDFEAAVKDIAAAQALVEHYPQHFLKVLRHDDLRRAKREDRIALIFSFESAAMLEDKPERIDLFRQLGVRVMQLSYNHASPFGSGCLDGDAGGVTALGHEAITRMNRLGVALDLSHANAQTTREGIALSQRPPVITHAGCSAVFAHPRNKLDRDMRALADKGGVMGIYMLPFLTEDSRQPQLADYLRHMRHALDVCGEDHVGIGTDSMFFPVTAQDVREMDKQMQQRRRDGIGAPGENRTPYLPDVNSVRKLERVADGLLRHGYGARVTEKVLGLNFDRVFGAIWAA, from the coding sequence ATGAGCGAAGCATGGACCCGGCGGCAATGGCTGGGCCTGTCCGGCAGCGCGCTGCTGGCGGGGCTGCTGCCCGCGACGGCGCCGGCAGGCGCGGCGGCGGTGCCGGCTGTGCCAGCCACGGCCAAGCGCGAGGGCGCGACCGACGCCGCGGCGCTGTACCGGCGCGCGCTGGTGCTCGACGCCAACACCCTGGCCTCGATCGGCCAGCTGGCCGGCGACGACGACAGTGCCGACCGCATACGCCAGCTGCGCGATTCCGGCGTGACCGCGTTGAAGACCACGCTGGGCGGCGCCGACGGCGACTTCGAAGCGGCGGTGAAGGACATCGCCGCCGCGCAGGCGCTGGTCGAGCACTATCCGCAGCACTTCCTGAAAGTGCTGCGCCACGACGACCTGCGCCGGGCCAAGCGCGAGGACAGGATCGCGCTGATCTTCTCCTTCGAATCGGCCGCGATGCTGGAGGACAAGCCCGAGCGCATCGACCTGTTCCGCCAGCTCGGCGTGCGCGTGATGCAGCTGTCCTACAACCACGCCTCGCCGTTCGGCAGCGGCTGCCTGGACGGCGATGCCGGCGGTGTCACCGCGCTCGGGCACGAGGCGATCACGCGGATGAACCGGCTCGGCGTGGCGCTGGACCTGAGCCATGCCAACGCGCAGACCACCCGCGAGGGCATCGCGCTGTCGCAGCGGCCGCCGGTGATCACCCACGCCGGCTGCAGCGCGGTGTTCGCGCATCCGCGCAACAAGCTCGACCGCGACATGCGCGCGCTGGCCGACAAGGGCGGGGTGATGGGCATCTACATGCTGCCGTTCCTGACCGAGGACAGCCGCCAGCCGCAGCTGGCCGATTATCTGCGGCACATGCGGCATGCGCTGGACGTGTGCGGCGAGGACCACGTCGGCATCGGTACCGATTCGATGTTCTTCCCGGTCACCGCGCAGGACGTGCGCGAGATGGACAAGCAGATGCAGCAGCGCCGCCGCGACGGCATCGGTGCACCCGGCGAGAACCGCACGCCGTACCTGCCCGACGTCAACAGCGTGCGCAAGCTCGAACGCGTCGCCGATGGCCTGCTGCGCCACGGCTACGGCGCGCGGGTGACCGAAAAGGTGCTGGGGCTGAACTTCGACCGGGTCTTCGGCGCGATCTGGGCGGCCTGA
- the fusA gene encoding elongation factor G yields MNTQTLSRWRNLGIIAHIDAGKTTLTERLLWATGAIHRVGEVHDGAATTDFSDIERARGITIGAAAVQAQWSARGQPAHRLTLIDTPGHIDFAIEVERSLRVLDGAVAVFSAVDGVQPQSETVWRQARRHGVPLLAFVNKMDRAGASFDGVLAQLRSKLDATVWAVGVPLPGDSGFDGWVDLVGRRVLAWDGDGRMSARAWNLQDAAAFAAARERLIAAVAEHDDALAQAYLEGRAIDADALRAALRRATLAGAGVPVLAGSAFKSKGIEPLLDAIVDWLPSPLDRPPVPATRDADDASGTDAAHVAQLAPDPSGPLAALVFKVAHTAQGPLAFVRVYAGTLRVGDTVWTSQARRLRRVGRLAVVQAQRTHDVVQACAGEIVAILGWKDASSGETLSDGDQRWVLESIRTQPPVLAWRLGAANAAELVRMGQGLARLAQEDPSLRVDSDAETGETLVWGMGELHLEVTVERLRSEWQVDVRSAAPRVAYQETLRAAALGVVGRLSKQNGGHGQFAQVVLDIVPRADGEVAFVDRSRGGVVPKAFVAATEKGVRAALAQGPRGYPVVGVEVALVDGLAHAVDSSDLAFQRAASEAVKAALAQAGTLLLEPVMALAIDTPAASVGDVLGDLQRRDGRVVAIEEHGTRADVLAQAPLAQLQAYTTALRSLTQGRASASMTFDGYAAVRAA; encoded by the coding sequence ATGAACACCCAAACCCTTTCCCGCTGGCGCAACCTCGGCATCATCGCCCACATCGACGCCGGCAAGACCACCCTCACCGAACGCCTGCTGTGGGCCACCGGCGCGATCCATCGCGTCGGCGAAGTCCACGACGGCGCCGCCACCACCGACTTCTCCGACATCGAACGCGCCCGCGGCATCACCATCGGCGCGGCCGCGGTGCAGGCGCAGTGGTCCGCGCGCGGGCAGCCGGCGCATCGACTCACCCTGATCGACACCCCCGGGCACATCGATTTCGCGATCGAGGTGGAACGCTCGCTGCGCGTGCTCGACGGCGCGGTCGCGGTGTTCTCCGCGGTCGACGGCGTGCAGCCGCAATCGGAAACCGTGTGGCGCCAGGCGCGCCGGCATGGCGTGCCGCTGCTCGCCTTCGTCAACAAGATGGACCGCGCCGGCGCCTCGTTCGACGGCGTGCTGGCGCAGCTGCGCAGCAAGCTCGACGCCACGGTGTGGGCGGTCGGCGTGCCGCTGCCGGGCGATTCCGGCTTCGACGGCTGGGTCGACCTGGTCGGGCGCCGCGTGCTGGCGTGGGATGGCGACGGACGCATGTCCGCGCGTGCATGGAACCTGCAGGACGCTGCCGCGTTCGCCGCTGCGCGCGAGCGACTGATCGCCGCGGTGGCCGAGCACGACGACGCGCTGGCGCAGGCCTATCTGGAAGGGCGTGCGATCGACGCGGACGCACTGCGCGCGGCGTTGCGACGCGCCACCCTGGCCGGTGCCGGGGTGCCGGTACTGGCCGGCTCGGCGTTCAAGAGCAAGGGCATCGAGCCGTTGCTGGACGCGATCGTCGACTGGCTGCCGTCGCCGCTGGACCGCCCGCCGGTGCCGGCGACGCGCGACGCGGATGACGCCAGCGGCACGGATGCCGCACACGTTGCGCAACTGGCGCCGGATCCGTCCGGTCCATTGGCGGCGCTGGTGTTCAAGGTCGCGCATACCGCGCAGGGGCCGCTGGCCTTCGTGCGCGTGTATGCGGGCACCTTGCGTGTCGGCGACACGGTGTGGACGTCGCAGGCGCGGCGCCTGCGACGGGTCGGGCGCCTGGCGGTGGTGCAGGCGCAGCGCACCCACGACGTGGTGCAGGCCTGCGCCGGCGAGATCGTGGCCATCCTCGGCTGGAAGGACGCGAGCAGCGGCGAGACGCTCAGCGACGGCGATCAGCGTTGGGTGCTGGAGAGCATCCGCACGCAGCCGCCGGTGCTGGCGTGGCGTCTCGGCGCGGCCAATGCCGCGGAACTGGTGCGGATGGGGCAGGGACTGGCGCGGCTGGCGCAGGAAGATCCCTCGCTGCGCGTCGACAGCGATGCCGAGACCGGCGAAACCCTGGTCTGGGGCATGGGTGAGCTGCACCTGGAGGTGACCGTGGAGCGCCTGCGCAGCGAGTGGCAGGTGGATGTGCGCAGCGCCGCGCCGCGCGTGGCCTACCAGGAAACGCTGCGCGCCGCGGCGCTGGGCGTGGTCGGGCGGCTGTCCAAGCAGAACGGCGGCCATGGCCAGTTCGCGCAAGTGGTGCTGGACATCGTGCCGCGCGCGGACGGCGAGGTCGCGTTCGTGGACCGCAGCCGCGGCGGCGTGGTGCCGAAGGCCTTCGTCGCCGCGACCGAGAAGGGCGTGCGTGCGGCGCTGGCGCAAGGCCCGCGCGGCTACCCGGTGGTCGGCGTGGAGGTGGCGCTGGTCGATGGCCTGGCGCATGCGGTGGATTCGTCGGACCTGGCGTTCCAGCGTGCGGCGTCGGAAGCGGTGAAGGCGGCGCTGGCGCAGGCCGGCACGCTGCTGCTGGAGCCGGTGATGGCGCTGGCGATCGACACCCCGGCGGCCAGCGTCGGCGACGTGCTCGGCGATCTGCAGCGGCGCGATGGACGCGTCGTGGCGATCGAAGAGCACGGCACGCGCGCCGACGTGCTCGCGCAGGCACCGCTGGCGCAACTGCAGGCCTACACCACCGCGTTGCGCTCGCTGACCCAGGGCCGCGCCTCGGCGAGCATGACCTTCGACGGTTACGCGGCGGTCAGGGCGGCGTGA
- a CDS encoding aldose epimerase family protein, producing the protein MSSIFGQLPDGTAIQRLVLDGGAGLRAELLTYGGLLRSLSLDTARGRTELVLGLPTLDAYLHDPAYLGVLVGRFGNRIAGAAFDLDGQRYAVAANEGANHLHGGARGFGRRVWSVQAQSERSLQLRYDSPAGEEGYPGNLQVSAEFSVHDRTLELQFVAHSDAPTPLNLTHHPYFNLAGDAGVAAAAQWLRVPADRYLPVADAALLPSGEIAAVAGTPFDFRSPRAIADKDIAADPQLHLSGGYDHCLVLAQARDCSAVLYSPHSGVAMRIASAMPALQLYEGHWLDRQHPGLGRGVCLEPQGYPDAPNQPGFPDTILRPGQVYRHRIEYRFAEVGANAEWAAVEAALAD; encoded by the coding sequence ATGTCATCGATCTTCGGCCAGCTTCCCGACGGTACCGCCATCCAACGCCTGGTCCTGGACGGCGGTGCGGGCCTGCGCGCGGAACTGCTGACCTATGGCGGCCTGCTGCGCAGCTTGAGCCTGGACACCGCGCGCGGCCGCACCGAACTGGTGCTCGGCCTGCCGACGCTGGACGCGTACCTGCACGACCCCGCCTATCTCGGTGTGCTGGTCGGCCGCTTCGGCAATCGCATCGCCGGCGCAGCCTTCGACCTGGACGGACAGCGCTACGCGGTCGCCGCCAACGAGGGCGCCAATCACCTGCATGGCGGCGCGCGCGGATTCGGGCGCCGGGTGTGGTCGGTGCAGGCGCAGTCCGAGCGCAGCCTGCAACTTCGCTACGACTCGCCGGCCGGCGAGGAAGGCTATCCGGGCAACCTGCAGGTCAGCGCCGAGTTCAGCGTGCACGACCGCACCCTGGAACTGCAGTTCGTCGCGCACAGCGATGCGCCGACCCCGCTCAATCTCACCCATCATCCGTACTTCAACCTGGCCGGCGATGCCGGCGTGGCGGCCGCCGCGCAATGGCTGCGGGTGCCGGCCGACCGCTACCTGCCGGTGGCCGACGCGGCGCTGCTGCCGAGCGGCGAGATCGCTGCGGTGGCCGGCACGCCGTTCGACTTCCGCAGCCCGCGCGCGATCGCCGACAAGGATATCGCCGCCGATCCGCAGCTGCACCTGAGCGGCGGCTACGACCATTGCCTGGTGCTGGCGCAGGCGCGCGACTGCAGCGCCGTGCTGTATTCGCCGCACAGCGGCGTGGCCATGCGCATCGCCAGCGCGATGCCGGCGCTGCAACTGTACGAAGGGCATTGGCTGGACCGCCAGCATCCGGGCCTGGGCCGCGGCGTGTGCCTGGAGCCGCAGGGCTATCCGGATGCGCCGAACCAGCCCGGCTTTCCCGACACCATCCTGCGTCCCGGCCAGGTCTACCGGCACCGCATCGAATACCGCTTCGCCGAGGTCGGCGCGAATGCCGAGTGGGCCGCGGTGGAGGCGGCGCTGGCAGATTGA
- a CDS encoding cytochrome C assembly family protein — MLLILVATLLYLTATGLLVGSVVRDRVERSRGWLWAALPAVALHAGYHVQVALHTAGGPDMHFFAALSLVSLGMALMTALVGASGRMAALGVVVFPLSAALLLAYHSHGHEPAPVLDWRLQLHAWMALLAYATLGIAALLAVMLWLQERALRRRDFHPWLRALPPLTALETLLFRTIVVGFILLTLTLLTGVLFVQDFLAQRLVQKSVLSVLSWIVFGALLFGRWRYGWRGIKAVHWTLAAMLLLLLAFFGSKFVIELVLGHPQ, encoded by the coding sequence ATGCTCCTCATCCTCGTCGCGACCCTGCTGTACCTGACCGCCACCGGCCTGCTGGTCGGCTCGGTGGTGCGCGACCGGGTCGAGCGCAGCCGCGGCTGGCTGTGGGCGGCGCTGCCGGCGGTGGCGCTGCATGCGGGCTACCACGTGCAGGTGGCGCTGCACACCGCCGGCGGGCCGGACATGCACTTCTTCGCCGCGCTGTCGCTGGTCAGCCTGGGCATGGCGCTGATGACCGCGCTGGTCGGCGCCAGCGGGCGCATGGCGGCGCTGGGCGTGGTGGTATTCCCGCTGTCGGCCGCGCTGCTGCTGGCCTACCACTCGCACGGCCACGAGCCGGCGCCGGTGCTGGACTGGCGGCTGCAGCTGCACGCGTGGATGGCGCTGCTGGCCTACGCCACGCTCGGCATCGCCGCGCTGCTGGCGGTGATGCTGTGGCTGCAGGAACGCGCGCTGCGCCGTCGCGACTTCCATCCGTGGCTGCGTGCGCTGCCGCCGCTGACCGCGCTGGAGACGCTGCTGTTCCGCACCATCGTGGTCGGCTTCATCCTGCTGACCCTGACCCTGCTGACCGGGGTGCTGTTCGTGCAGGATTTCCTGGCGCAGCGGCTGGTGCAGAAGAGCGTGCTCAGCGTGCTGTCGTGGATCGTGTTCGGCGCGCTGCTGTTCGGCCGCTGGCGCTACGGCTGGCGCGGGATCAAGGCGGTGCACTGGACACTGGCGGCGATGCTGTTGCTGCTGCTGGCGTTCTTCGGCAGCAAGTTCGTGATCGAACTGGTGCTCGGGCATCCGCAGTAA